From one Rhizobium sp. CIAT894 genomic stretch:
- the xdhA gene encoding xanthine dehydrogenase small subunit: protein MNDSIRFILNGEDIALSDVRPTETLLDFLRLNRRLTGTKEGCAEGDCGACTVLVGRLADGKLTYESVNACIRFIGSLHATHVVTVEHLAGRDGALHPVQQALVDCHGSQCGFCTPGFVMSLYGLWLTKEKPTRREIEKALQGNLCRCTGYEPIVKAAEQVSQMRPSALFDPLERTRSEIIARLWAMQASGTIRIGKDEDRLIVPASLQALAEILSQEPDAVVVAGSTDVGLWVTKQMRRLSPVVFINHLSELQSITESEDGITIGAGVSYTSAFAAISKKIPALGRLIDRIGGEQVRNMGTIGGNIANGSPIGDSPPPLIALGATLTLRSVEGRRRMPLEDFFIAYGKQDRRPGEFVESVFVPYPGATSRFAAYKITKRRDEDITAVLGAFLLTLDDAEMVTDIRIAFGGMAATPKRARTVEAELLGKPWTEATVEAARPAFDADFQPLTDWRATAEYRQLTAKNLLTRFYLETVGAPAELKRFEEVA from the coding sequence ATGAACGACAGCATCCGCTTCATCCTGAATGGCGAGGACATCGCCCTCTCCGATGTCAGGCCGACCGAGACGCTTCTCGATTTCCTGCGGTTGAATCGGCGGCTGACGGGCACCAAGGAAGGATGCGCGGAAGGCGATTGCGGCGCCTGCACCGTGCTCGTCGGCCGGCTCGCCGACGGCAAGCTCACCTATGAATCCGTCAATGCCTGCATCCGTTTCATCGGCTCGCTGCACGCCACCCATGTGGTGACGGTCGAGCATCTCGCCGGCAGGGACGGCGCCCTGCATCCGGTGCAGCAGGCGCTGGTCGATTGCCATGGCTCGCAATGCGGCTTCTGCACGCCCGGCTTCGTCATGTCGCTCTACGGGTTGTGGCTGACGAAGGAGAAACCGACCCGCCGCGAGATCGAAAAGGCCCTGCAAGGCAATCTCTGTCGCTGCACGGGCTACGAGCCCATCGTCAAGGCAGCCGAGCAGGTGAGCCAGATGCGGCCGAGCGCGCTCTTCGACCCGCTGGAGCGGACGCGCTCGGAAATCATCGCGCGGCTCTGGGCCATGCAGGCGAGCGGCACCATCCGGATTGGCAAGGACGAAGACCGGCTGATCGTGCCGGCATCGCTCCAGGCGCTGGCCGAAATCCTCTCGCAGGAGCCTGACGCAGTCGTGGTCGCCGGCTCGACCGATGTCGGCCTCTGGGTCACGAAGCAGATGCGGCGGCTGAGCCCTGTCGTCTTCATCAATCACCTGAGCGAATTGCAGTCGATCACCGAGAGCGAGGATGGCATCACTATCGGTGCCGGCGTCAGCTATACCAGCGCATTTGCCGCGATCTCGAAAAAGATCCCGGCGCTTGGCCGGCTGATCGACCGCATCGGCGGCGAACAGGTGCGCAATATGGGCACGATCGGCGGCAACATCGCCAACGGCTCGCCGATCGGCGACAGCCCGCCGCCGCTGATCGCCCTCGGCGCGACGCTGACGCTGCGTTCCGTGGAAGGCCGACGCCGCATGCCGCTCGAAGACTTTTTCATCGCCTATGGCAAGCAGGATCGCAGGCCCGGCGAATTCGTCGAAAGCGTCTTCGTGCCCTACCCCGGGGCAACCAGCCGCTTTGCCGCCTACAAGATCACCAAGCGCCGCGACGAGGACATTACCGCCGTGCTCGGCGCATTCCTATTGACGCTCGACGATGCCGAGATGGTCACCGACATCCGCATCGCCTTCGGCGGCATGGCGGCAACGCCGAAACGCGCTCGCACGGTGGAAGCCGAATTGCTCGGCAAACCTTGGACGGAAGCCACCGTCGAAGCCGCCCGCCCCGCCTTCGACGCCGATTTCCAGCCGCTCACCGACTGGCGCGCCACGGCGGAGTACCGCCAGCTGACGGCGAAGAACCTGCTGACGCGGTTCTATCTTGAGACTGTGGGCGCGCCGGCGGAGTTGAAGCGGTTCGAGGAGGTGGCGTGA